In the Chitinivibrionales bacterium genome, one interval contains:
- a CDS encoding GntR family transcriptional regulator, protein MEQKISQAVREAAEYVCAKINSGLYPEGCNLPGIKNLSRASGISTYSIWKALQYLKDFNVVDGINGRNFKVLVNQIDTSLLLDPEPVKRKRPLSQTWQRVCEALRSDILNNVYAAGLPLPSFKELQSRYNISYRTLKKALDSLCNENIIEPRGRNYAVRTFRKGSGNARIVFIVISDRTGRLSLEFLNEEYFRILELECTTSKIGLDIFTYNLEDDAMKVFNHLDGSLLEDNDSIMGYILIGVSPDDIEKREKILSQVVHYNKPLAILDVAGGWKLPAYLYRHNVRFFSAAVSPKPARDVARYLLEHGHKKICYISPFHRSLWSKNRYTGLSEIYFSAGMHDNVKLFAFDNPPVVHDFYHEHVQRKCDLTPLHTAYESIKPRLLSYFRGPVEDTLFFLLPWRILTQKELENQCERLYDEALKDRKITAWVCANDNIALAALSYLKSKKIDVPYDISVLGFDDSSLALRNGLSSYNFNMRAMAHTILNYMLNTRSLPSTRKPIEVDGIIIERLTTAQSPVIS, encoded by the coding sequence ATGGAGCAAAAAATATCTCAGGCGGTAAGAGAGGCGGCCGAATATGTATGTGCAAAAATCAATTCCGGCTTATATCCTGAAGGCTGCAACTTGCCTGGTATCAAAAACTTATCGCGTGCATCGGGTATATCTACCTACAGTATCTGGAAAGCTTTACAGTACTTAAAGGATTTTAATGTTGTTGATGGAATTAACGGCAGGAATTTCAAGGTTTTAGTGAATCAGATCGACACCTCTTTGCTTTTAGATCCGGAGCCGGTAAAAAGAAAAAGGCCTCTGTCCCAGACCTGGCAGCGGGTGTGCGAAGCATTGCGTAGTGACATATTAAATAATGTATATGCAGCCGGACTCCCGTTGCCCTCATTCAAAGAGCTTCAGTCACGATATAACATTTCTTACCGGACACTGAAAAAGGCGCTTGATTCACTATGTAATGAAAACATAATCGAACCCAGGGGCAGAAACTATGCAGTGCGAACATTCCGGAAAGGATCCGGGAATGCAAGGATTGTCTTTATTGTCATATCAGACCGAACCGGGCGCTTAAGCCTCGAATTTCTCAATGAAGAATATTTCCGGATTCTGGAACTGGAATGCACCACATCAAAGATCGGCCTGGATATTTTCACCTATAATCTTGAAGACGATGCAATGAAGGTATTTAATCATCTGGACGGGAGTCTTCTTGAGGATAATGATTCGATAATGGGATATATTCTAATTGGAGTTTCTCCCGATGATATCGAGAAAAGAGAAAAAATCCTGAGTCAGGTTGTCCACTATAACAAGCCTCTGGCGATCCTTGATGTTGCCGGTGGATGGAAACTTCCTGCATACCTCTACCGTCACAATGTCCGTTTTTTCTCTGCTGCCGTTTCACCAAAGCCGGCACGTGATGTTGCACGATATCTCCTTGAGCACGGCCATAAAAAGATCTGCTATATTTCGCCGTTTCATCGCTCCCTCTGGTCAAAAAACAGGTATACAGGTCTTTCTGAAATTTATTTTTCGGCAGGTATGCATGATAATGTCAAGCTTTTTGCATTTGATAATCCACCCGTTGTCCATGATTTCTATCATGAGCACGTCCAGCGTAAATGCGACCTTACTCCTTTGCATACTGCATACGAAAGCATAAAACCCCGGCTCCTCTCCTATTTCCGGGGTCCTGTTGAGGACACTCTTTTTTTTCTGCTCCCGTGGCGAATTCTGACCCAGAAAGAGCTGGAGAATCAGTGCGAAAGACTTTATGATGAAGCACTGAAAGACCGGAAGATTACTGCCTGGGTATGTGCAAATGACAATATTGCGCTTGCAGCTTTGTCGTATTTGAAATCAAAAAAAATCGATGTCCCCTATGATATCAGTGTTCTGGGCTTTGATGATTCCTCGCTGGCATTAAGAAATGGGTTATCGAGCTATAATTTCAATATGCGCGCCATGGCGCATACCATTCTTAATTATATGCTCAATACCAGAAGCTTGCCTTCAACCCGGAAGCCGATTGAGGTAGATGGGATTATAATAGAGAGGCTTACTACTGCGCAGTCGCCGGTAATTTCATGA
- a CDS encoding DUF711 family protein: MFRKNDILDTVRMFQQENLDVRTVTMGININDCRRTGSGDTAANIIKKIKAKAGSLVRMCNRLSTKYGVPIINKRLAVSPVSFLLEGCSLPDALTIARALDTAAAEVDVDLIGGYSALVHNGMTKGEELLIRSLPEVLSSTQRLCSSINVGTTRSGINMNAVKLVGEKIIRIAGATESTNGFGCAKFVVYVNIPENNPFMAGAYLGAGEPECVINVGVSGPGVVKRAVERLVSANPRCTLDDIAEEVKQTAFRVTRTGELIGSEVAEMLGVKFGVLDLSLAPTPKVGDSVGEIYQAMGISRIGAPGTTAAVAMLNDAVKKGGLFASRSVGGLSGAFIPLMEDHALAKAAGDGDLSIEKLEAMSAVCSVGLDMVCIPGDTPVHAICGLIMDEAAIGVYNGKTTAVRIIPVPGKKAGEMVDFGGLFGASKIIAVHCPEGSKEFIAHGGHVPAPVTSFRN, from the coding sequence ATGTTTAGGAAGAATGACATTCTGGATACGGTCAGAATGTTTCAACAGGAGAATCTGGATGTCCGCACGGTGACTATGGGGATCAATATCAACGATTGCAGACGGACCGGCAGCGGTGATACTGCTGCTAATATTATAAAAAAGATTAAAGCAAAGGCCGGAAGTCTGGTTCGCATGTGCAATCGGCTCTCCACTAAGTACGGGGTCCCTATAATCAACAAACGGCTGGCGGTTTCGCCGGTCAGTTTTCTGCTCGAAGGCTGCTCGTTGCCTGATGCGCTTACTATTGCCCGCGCACTTGATACCGCTGCCGCCGAGGTGGATGTCGATCTGATCGGCGGCTATTCAGCTCTGGTGCATAACGGGATGACAAAGGGTGAAGAGCTTCTGATCCGCTCGCTTCCCGAAGTGTTGTCATCAACGCAGCGCCTGTGCTCATCGATAAATGTAGGCACCACCCGCTCGGGCATCAATATGAATGCGGTCAAGCTCGTGGGAGAAAAAATTATCCGGATCGCCGGGGCGACCGAATCGACAAACGGTTTCGGGTGTGCAAAGTTTGTTGTCTATGTCAACATCCCCGAAAACAATCCATTCATGGCCGGTGCCTATCTGGGCGCGGGGGAGCCTGAGTGCGTTATCAATGTGGGGGTGTCTGGTCCCGGTGTTGTCAAGCGCGCTGTCGAGCGTTTGGTTTCCGCCAATCCCCGGTGCACGCTCGATGATATTGCCGAAGAAGTCAAGCAGACTGCGTTTCGGGTGACCCGGACCGGCGAATTGATCGGCAGCGAAGTTGCCGAGATGCTCGGGGTGAAATTTGGTGTTCTGGACCTTTCGCTTGCGCCGACCCCCAAGGTGGGGGATTCGGTCGGGGAGATCTATCAGGCCATGGGGATCAGCCGGATCGGCGCGCCGGGAACGACTGCTGCGGTTGCCATGCTCAACGATGCCGTTAAAAAAGGCGGTCTGTTCGCTTCCCGGTCGGTAGGAGGACTCTCGGGCGCATTCATTCCGCTCATGGAAGACCATGCTTTGGCTAAAGCTGCCGGTGACGGCGATTTGAGTATCGAAAAGCTCGAAGCCATGAGTGCGGTCTGCTCGGTGGGGCTGGATATGGTCTGCATTCCGGGCGATACCCCTGTTCATGCGATCTGCGGTCTTATTATGGATGAAGCTGCTATCGGTGTGTATAACGGCAAGACGACCGCGGTGCGGATTATTCCGGTTCCGGGAAAAAAGGCGGGCGAAATGGTGGATTTCGGCGGTCTGTTCGGGGCATCGAAAATTATTGCGGTCCATTGCCCGGAGGGAAGCAAAGAGTTCATTGCCCATGGCGGGCATGTGCCTGCACCGGTGACCAGTTTTCGGAATTGA
- a CDS encoding ACT domain-containing protein gives MIENPFMLLRTFVGEISRSCMLSSLYFISSQQSFFKEFTVQHRFVISLLTADEIGIVKKISSALYENGGNIDGMSQTVVHDYFTVVLTAAFDKPITDKEIRAAIEAEFGSEDISVVVKPYRAEPRVMKSNADGRYVLTLFGKESPGILRTLTTYLAEKNINIEDYTFEIKGESVTHIGEISLPDKLDIQHIQQDLAVLLQPMDLRVSLQHENLFRATNEVCSVRQLLRGGAHV, from the coding sequence ATGATCGAGAATCCATTCATGCTTCTACGGACTTTTGTTGGCGAGATCTCCCGATCGTGCATGCTGTCATCATTGTATTTTATCTCCTCGCAACAATCATTTTTCAAGGAGTTCACTGTGCAACACCGGTTTGTCATTTCACTTCTTACCGCCGATGAAATAGGTATTGTCAAAAAGATCTCATCGGCGCTGTATGAAAACGGCGGTAATATCGACGGCATGAGTCAGACTGTCGTTCACGATTATTTCACCGTTGTACTCACTGCCGCTTTTGACAAGCCCATAACCGACAAAGAAATCAGAGCAGCGATAGAGGCGGAATTCGGCTCCGAAGACATATCGGTTGTGGTCAAACCTTATAGAGCTGAACCCAGGGTCATGAAGTCCAATGCTGACGGCCGGTATGTTCTCACCTTGTTCGGCAAGGAATCCCCCGGGATTCTCCGGACACTGACCACCTACCTGGCTGAGAAGAATATCAATATCGAAGATTACACCTTCGAGATTAAAGGAGAGAGCGTGACCCATATCGGAGAAATATCGCTTCCCGACAAGCTCGATATCCAGCATATCCAGCAGGATCTTGCTGTGCTGCTTCAACCTATGGACCTCCGGGTAAGTCTGCAGCACGAGAATCTGTTTCGTGCCACCAACGAAGTCTGCTCGGTACGGCAGCTTCTGAGGGGAGGCGCACATGTTTAG
- a CDS encoding TIGR02147 family protein, whose translation MRQAQDTCRIRFYIEQEASYSMKRLLEYSDYRSYLADVIADRKQNGLPASNRWFAMKMGINSNAWLTYILQESRNLNAKTAEKLSDILKHTPVEKRFFEILVRYNQAKSLDDRNHWFREMSSIRIAHNIKTLSGDQYDYYSTWYHSVIRSLIDLYPEFQDFTDLARQLSPRITVAETKKSVQLLEKSGLIQKDEKGRYRISDKAITSGPHEKALPIANYQRETMRLAQEALDRYDKSARDITTMTLGISKNGYSRICELLKETRQKIVEIAADDNQADQVYQLNMQLFPFSKTISHKDPSL comes from the coding sequence ATGCGGCAGGCGCAGGATACCTGCCGCATTCGTTTTTATATCGAACAGGAAGCATCTTACTCCATGAAGCGTCTTCTCGAATATTCTGATTATCGTTCGTATCTTGCGGATGTAATCGCAGATCGCAAACAGAATGGTCTCCCGGCTTCGAATCGATGGTTTGCCATGAAAATGGGTATAAATTCAAATGCATGGCTGACCTACATCCTGCAGGAAAGCAGGAATTTGAATGCAAAAACAGCGGAAAAATTGTCGGATATCCTGAAACATACGCCTGTGGAGAAACGCTTTTTTGAAATACTGGTACGGTATAATCAGGCGAAGTCGCTTGACGATCGCAATCACTGGTTCCGGGAGATGTCCTCGATTCGTATTGCGCATAATATCAAAACTCTTTCCGGCGATCAATACGATTATTATTCAACCTGGTATCATAGCGTTATTCGCTCATTGATCGATCTGTATCCGGAGTTTCAGGACTTTACCGACTTGGCACGGCAGCTTTCGCCCCGGATAACTGTAGCCGAAACAAAAAAATCGGTGCAGCTTCTCGAAAAATCAGGATTGATTCAGAAAGATGAAAAGGGGAGATATCGTATCTCCGACAAGGCCATTACCAGCGGTCCTCACGAAAAAGCATTGCCGATTGCAAATTATCAGCGTGAGACCATGCGGCTTGCACAAGAGGCGCTCGATCGATATGACAAATCGGCGCGGGATATCACCACAATGACGCTTGGCATATCGAAAAATGGATATTCCCGGATATGCGAGTTGCTCAAGGAAACCCGACAGAAAATCGTGGAAATCGCGGCAGACGATAATCAGGCGGATCAGGTCTATCAACTCAATATGCAGCTCTTTCCGTTCTCTAAAACCATATCACACAAGGATCCATCCCTATGA
- the accC gene encoding acetyl-CoA carboxylase biotin carboxylase subunit, with protein sequence MFKKILIANRGEIAVRIIRACKEMGIQTVAVYSEIDKKSLHVRLADESYCIGKAMSSESYLRYHDIVLRALESHAEAIHPGYGFLSENAEFARLCRTSGLVFIGPSANALREMGDKAIARDTMRRAHVPIAEGSKEPVQSAEEAVRIAKKIDYPILVKPSAGGGGKGMRIVHREQDLTAAFSSSQTEALAAFGSGDIYLEQFIRNARHIEFQILADNHGNVVHLGERECSVQRRHQKLIEEAPSPQLDPKLRSRMGRAAIKAAHAVNYQGAGTVEFLLGEDKNFHFIEMNTRIQVEHPVTEAITDIDLIKSQICIAAGEPLGFKQSDIKIKGHAIECRINAEDPQHDFMPSPGKIRGLGLPGGPGIRLDTHIYSGYEVPHYYDSLLAKLIVHAQNRDIAIKRMKRALEEFSIENVKTTVPYLARIMSDNRFRSGNYCTDLVERLKEDDDHHHLKGFVQKIMESFHLWPDA encoded by the coding sequence GTGTTCAAAAAAATTCTTATAGCTAATCGTGGTGAGATCGCTGTCCGGATCATTCGTGCCTGCAAGGAAATGGGTATACAGACCGTTGCGGTCTATTCGGAGATAGATAAGAAGAGCCTCCATGTCCGCCTGGCTGATGAGTCATATTGTATCGGCAAAGCGATGAGTTCCGAATCCTACCTCCGGTATCATGACATTGTCCTCAGGGCCCTCGAATCACATGCAGAAGCCATCCATCCCGGATATGGATTTCTTTCGGAAAATGCCGAATTTGCCAGACTTTGCAGAACATCAGGTCTTGTATTTATCGGTCCCTCGGCCAACGCGCTCAGAGAGATGGGCGATAAGGCAATTGCCCGGGACACGATGAGAAGAGCGCATGTTCCCATTGCCGAGGGCTCAAAAGAGCCGGTGCAAAGTGCGGAAGAAGCTGTGCGGATTGCAAAAAAAATCGATTATCCGATTCTTGTAAAGCCTTCAGCCGGCGGTGGCGGAAAGGGAATGAGAATTGTTCATCGTGAACAGGATCTGACTGCGGCATTCAGTTCTTCTCAGACAGAAGCCCTAGCGGCATTCGGTTCCGGCGACATCTACCTGGAACAATTCATTCGCAATGCACGCCATATCGAATTCCAGATACTCGCCGACAACCATGGTAATGTCGTTCACCTTGGTGAAAGAGAGTGCTCGGTTCAACGGCGTCATCAGAAGCTCATTGAAGAAGCGCCATCACCACAACTCGATCCCAAATTGAGGTCCCGTATGGGACGGGCAGCGATAAAAGCCGCCCATGCTGTCAATTACCAGGGCGCCGGGACCGTAGAGTTTCTTCTTGGTGAAGATAAGAATTTTCATTTCATCGAAATGAATACCCGGATACAGGTGGAACATCCGGTAACCGAAGCTATCACAGATATCGATCTGATAAAATCGCAGATATGTATTGCAGCAGGTGAACCTCTCGGATTCAAACAGAGCGACATCAAAATTAAAGGACACGCAATCGAATGCCGTATCAATGCTGAAGACCCTCAACATGATTTCATGCCCTCACCGGGAAAAATCCGGGGACTGGGGCTGCCGGGTGGCCCGGGGATCCGTCTGGACACCCATATCTACAGCGGCTATGAAGTTCCCCATTATTATGATTCTTTACTGGCAAAACTCATCGTTCATGCACAGAACCGGGATATCGCGATCAAGCGAATGAAACGGGCACTCGAAGAATTTTCAATAGAAAATGTCAAGACAACCGTCCCCTATCTTGCCAGAATCATGAGTGACAACCGATTTCGGAGTGGAAATTACTGCACCGACCTGGTGGAACGGTTGAAGGAAGATGACGACCATCATCATCTGAAAGGATTCGTGCAAAAAATCATGGAATCCTTTCATCTCTGGCCCGATGCATAA
- a CDS encoding DUF2294 family protein, with the protein MNKKTRGEAEAAISHAIIKFEREYMGRGPEDAKVFIFEDIVFVRLRGVLTPAEKQLAKADNSIAGRKLIKEVRQELLEKARVLLEAIISDVLGLKAKTMHTDISTTTGERIIVFTLEGVPEFQNS; encoded by the coding sequence ATGAATAAAAAAACGCGCGGTGAAGCTGAGGCTGCGATCTCCCATGCAATTATCAAATTTGAGAGAGAGTACATGGGACGGGGGCCCGAAGACGCCAAGGTATTCATATTCGAAGATATTGTTTTTGTTCGCTTGCGTGGAGTACTCACACCCGCCGAAAAACAGCTGGCAAAGGCCGACAACTCTATTGCAGGAAGAAAACTTATTAAGGAAGTCAGGCAGGAGTTGCTGGAAAAAGCCCGCGTATTGCTCGAAGCTATTATCAGTGATGTACTGGGACTTAAAGCAAAAACCATGCATACAGATATCAGTACAACCACCGGTGAGAGAATTATTGTATTTACCCTTGAAGGCGTTCCCGAATTCCAAAACAGCTAA
- a CDS encoding HAD-IIIA family hydrolase, translating into MKQKRINRAVFLDRDGTIIEDRGHLSDKDDVAFFPFAIRALKILQEKFLLFIVTNQSGVSLGKITKESVDTVNTALLTQLQHEGVTIEQLYTCSHARRDNCECMKPKPYFINKAMSEFDLDIAHSYTVGDHPHDVEFGAACGATGIYVLTGHGQKHLEQLPSGAQCFENLLHAAQWIINK; encoded by the coding sequence ATGAAACAGAAGCGAATCAACCGGGCTGTTTTTCTCGACCGTGACGGCACTATTATCGAAGACAGAGGTCATCTCAGTGATAAAGATGATGTTGCTTTTTTTCCCTTTGCTATCCGGGCTCTCAAAATACTTCAGGAAAAATTTCTTCTCTTTATCGTGACCAACCAGTCGGGGGTTTCGCTTGGTAAAATCACAAAAGAATCGGTCGACACGGTTAACACGGCATTGTTGACACAATTGCAACATGAGGGCGTTACCATAGAGCAGCTCTACACATGTTCACATGCACGGCGTGACAACTGCGAATGCATGAAACCGAAACCCTATTTTATCAATAAAGCGATGAGTGAATTCGATCTTGATATTGCTCATTCCTATACTGTCGGCGATCATCCGCACGATGTCGAATTCGGAGCGGCATGCGGGGCAACGGGCATTTATGTATTGACCGGCCACGGCCAAAAGCATCTGGAGCAGCTGCCCTCGGGTGCACAATGTTTCGAAAATCTGCTTCATGCAGCTCAATGGATTATAAACAAATAG
- a CDS encoding amino acid permease, giving the protein MHKSIGLLSIFCISSGAMISSGLFVLPGLAYANAGPVVFLSYFIAGCVALTTVLSLSELITAMPKGGGDYFYVSRTFGPLFGTVSGLLSWLALSLKSAFAIIGLAELIYLSFGINFTLSALALTVFFTILNLAGVKEAVRFQIVLVIALFAILALFSVTGLQDIVMTRYEPFLSRGFSALISTAGFVFVSFGGVLTTASIAGEIRNPSKNVPAGLIGSTIAVTIVYSLVTMIVVGVVPGETLEKSLNPVATAGSAVGGMPMYAAITIAALLAFITTANGGILTASRYPVALARDRMLPKLLLRTGRKKGTPWAAITATGILIALSVLLKLDILVKAASTVVLLSNIFAHLSVIVMRESKVSNYLPTFRAPLYPWVQVFGIIVFTLLIVNMGIEPILFSLLFVFAGVILFFIRRRQSETISPAFIHLIERITNKKLGTKHLSDELRDIISDRDHIIKDEFDEAIESSSFLDSEAPMELNEFFEKISTMVHNSLPFLKKPEIEALLKERESESSTAISNFAAIPHIIVKGESVFSVFLARSKSGIRFSPDNQSVKAVFILIGTKDTRNLHLRALAAIAQVIQHPDFEKRWLSARNHTEIKDLFLLSKRKRKGGH; this is encoded by the coding sequence ATGCATAAATCGATCGGCCTGCTGAGTATATTCTGTATATCTTCCGGTGCGATGATAAGCTCCGGTCTTTTCGTTCTTCCAGGACTTGCCTATGCCAATGCCGGACCGGTGGTATTCCTCTCCTATTTTATCGCCGGCTGCGTTGCACTGACAACCGTTTTGAGCCTGTCGGAACTCATCACCGCAATGCCGAAGGGGGGCGGCGATTATTTCTATGTTTCCCGAACATTCGGTCCGCTTTTCGGAACCGTTTCCGGCCTGCTCAGTTGGCTCGCCTTGTCGCTTAAAAGCGCTTTTGCAATAATCGGTCTTGCCGAACTTATTTATCTTTCCTTTGGCATTAATTTCACTCTTTCGGCACTTGCCCTGACAGTTTTTTTCACCATCCTGAACCTTGCAGGTGTAAAGGAGGCCGTCCGTTTCCAGATAGTGCTTGTTATCGCCCTGTTCGCGATACTGGCTCTGTTTTCCGTTACCGGTTTACAGGATATAGTCATGACCCGATATGAACCATTTTTATCCCGTGGATTCAGTGCGCTCATTTCAACTGCAGGATTCGTGTTTGTATCATTCGGCGGCGTGCTTACCACAGCGAGTATTGCCGGTGAAATCAGGAATCCATCAAAGAATGTTCCTGCAGGGCTGATCGGCTCAACGATCGCTGTAACCATTGTCTATTCACTGGTCACCATGATAGTTGTTGGTGTGGTTCCCGGCGAGACGCTGGAAAAATCGCTTAATCCAGTAGCCACTGCGGGATCGGCGGTCGGCGGCATGCCGATGTATGCGGCAATTACTATCGCTGCACTGCTTGCCTTTATTACCACTGCAAACGGCGGAATTCTCACGGCATCCCGCTATCCGGTCGCACTGGCCAGAGACCGCATGCTTCCAAAGCTCCTCCTGAGAACCGGTAGAAAGAAAGGTACTCCGTGGGCGGCGATTACGGCAACCGGCATACTGATTGCCCTTTCTGTGCTGTTGAAACTCGACATCCTGGTTAAAGCGGCATCGACAGTGGTACTGCTGTCGAATATCTTTGCCCATCTCTCGGTTATCGTTATGCGCGAGAGCAAAGTTTCAAATTATCTCCCCACATTCAGAGCACCACTCTATCCCTGGGTGCAGGTTTTCGGCATTATTGTTTTTACCCTGCTCATCGTCAATATGGGAATCGAGCCGATTCTGTTCAGCCTGCTGTTTGTATTCGCAGGCGTAATCCTCTTTTTCATCCGCCGAAGGCAGTCGGAAACAATCTCCCCGGCATTTATACACCTTATCGAACGCATCACCAACAAAAAACTTGGTACAAAGCACCTGTCCGATGAACTGCGTGATATAATCAGCGATCGTGATCATATAATCAAAGATGAATTCGATGAAGCTATCGAGTCATCATCCTTTCTTGACAGTGAAGCGCCCATGGAGCTGAATGAATTTTTTGAGAAAATTTCGACCATGGTGCACAATTCATTACCCTTTCTAAAGAAGCCGGAAATTGAAGCGCTCCTCAAAGAACGGGAATCGGAGAGTAGCACGGCTATCAGCAATTTTGCGGCAATTCCGCATATAATTGTAAAAGGAGAGTCGGTCTTCTCGGTTTTCCTTGCCCGATCGAAAAGCGGTATTCGTTTTTCACCCGACAACCAATCGGTGAAAGCGGTGTTCATCCTGATAGGCACCAAAGACACACGTAATCTCCACCTCCGCGCACTTGCGGCAATCGCCCAGGTTATCCAGCATCCGGACTTTGAGAAACGATGGCTCTCTGCACGCAATCATACGGAAATCAAAGACCTGTTTTTGCTCAGTAAAAGGAAACGGAAAGGGGGGCACTAA
- a CDS encoding GNAT family N-acetyltransferase, translating into MKHPDAFTIHTYNRERQFPSWITIQKLTDFLHEHMHPYHDPPEDIENGIRYAVSPPPEKGGFILCLQHEEELAGVLVMLHTGMSGYVPPNLLLFFAVAKEYRSKGLGSRLIRHAAEMCPGDIKLHVEYDNPAKRLYERLGFISKYADMRFRHE; encoded by the coding sequence ATGAAACATCCTGATGCTTTTACTATTCATACCTATAATAGAGAACGACAGTTTCCATCGTGGATAACCATTCAAAAACTTACCGATTTTCTTCATGAGCATATGCATCCTTACCATGATCCCCCGGAGGATATTGAAAATGGTATTCGATACGCTGTCTCACCCCCGCCTGAAAAGGGAGGATTTATTCTCTGCCTCCAGCACGAGGAAGAGCTTGCCGGCGTTCTGGTGATGCTTCATACCGGTATGTCGGGATATGTCCCCCCCAATCTTCTTCTTTTCTTTGCCGTCGCAAAGGAGTATCGGTCAAAAGGACTCGGAAGCCGGCTTATACGGCATGCTGCCGAGATGTGTCCTGGAGATATCAAACTTCACGTGGAATATGATAATCCGGCGAAAAGGCTCTATGAACGATTGGGATTTATATCAAAATATGCCGATATGAGGTTCCGCCATGAATAG
- a CDS encoding alanine/ornithine racemase family PLP-dependent enzyme — MNRITINLEALYHNIKYIDNMMARRGSVWTLVTKVLCGDSSILEELKNLGIHSAGDTRLYNLKELKSVHPDCERWYLRVPHPSIVKDVAHLCHVSLNSETEIIEAINKEARAHNTKHRIIIMIELGDLREGILPGSLIKFYKRVFTLDHIEVIGIGSNLGCLSGTVPSLDQLMQLVLYHELLELKFKRQLPFISAGTSATLALLNMQDIPSKINHWRIGESVFLGTDLINRGTLSGLRDDVFTLEAEIAEIKHKSMQPLGEIADVAPFEPHPNEHEISPGQRGRRALITVGELDTDVRGLIPTNPSCRIVGASSDITVVHFDGENDADIGVGSHLSFKLNYSALLRLMNTRYVTKHIKPMNSSKFRDRHDVHHSPPNIARLSPVIKKDPVPQSTPVHSKGSKKNG; from the coding sequence ATGAATAGAATCACGATCAATCTTGAAGCGCTCTATCATAACATCAAATATATCGACAATATGATGGCCCGCCGTGGGAGCGTCTGGACCCTTGTTACAAAAGTTTTGTGTGGCGACTCTTCAATTCTTGAGGAGCTGAAAAATCTCGGCATTCATTCCGCCGGAGACACACGCCTTTACAACCTGAAGGAGCTGAAAAGCGTTCATCCCGATTGTGAACGGTGGTATCTTCGTGTCCCTCACCCATCGATTGTTAAAGATGTCGCTCATCTCTGCCATGTAAGCCTCAATAGCGAAACTGAAATAATCGAAGCGATAAATAAGGAGGCTCGGGCCCATAATACCAAGCACCGAATTATTATAATGATCGAATTGGGAGACCTTCGGGAAGGAATACTGCCCGGAAGCCTTATCAAATTCTATAAACGAGTCTTTACCCTCGATCACATTGAAGTAATCGGTATCGGTTCCAACCTCGGCTGTCTGTCCGGAACGGTGCCGTCACTCGACCAGCTCATGCAGCTTGTGCTCTACCATGAGCTTTTAGAGCTGAAATTCAAACGGCAATTGCCCTTTATATCAGCCGGAACCAGTGCAACACTGGCACTTCTGAACATGCAGGATATTCCTTCCAAGATTAATCACTGGCGTATCGGAGAATCGGTTTTTTTAGGGACCGATCTTATCAATCGGGGTACGTTGAGTGGCTTGCGTGATGATGTATTCACCTTGGAGGCGGAGATTGCCGAAATAAAACACAAGAGCATGCAGCCGCTGGGTGAAATTGCCGATGTCGCTCCTTTTGAACCCCATCCAAATGAACATGAAATTTCACCGGGACAGCGTGGCCGACGGGCCCTTATAACGGTCGGTGAACTTGATACCGATGTCAGAGGATTAATCCCGACCAATCCATCATGTCGGATTGTCGGAGCAAGTAGCGACATAACTGTTGTTCATTTTGACGGAGAGAACGACGCGGACATCGGTGTCGGCTCCCATTTGTCTTTCAAATTGAACTACTCCGCCCTCCTTCGTCTTATGAACACCCGGTATGTAACCAAGCATATCAAGCCAATGAATTCGTCAAAATTCAGAGATAGACACGATGTACACCATTCACCGCCCAATATAGCCCGGCTGTCCCCGGTGATAAAAAAGGATCCGGTTCCCCAATCAACACCCGTACATTCGAAAGGATCGAAGAAAAATGGTTGA